AAAGTTTCAATATAATCTACACTTTCACACAAGCATTATTTTCATAGCAcaaactgtacttttattcCATTAACTGTATTTCATTGTCAAGGCTGAAACGCACAGAAAACGCACAGAAATCAGGTCGAGACAGTATTTATGAAAGCAAGCAATATACTCTTTGTCAATGAAAAAATCCCTTTTGTTAAAACATTTCAGAAAGCTTTTCAATGAGTTAATTtgattaaacatgatttttgtttgCCAACAGtttgttaatatacagtactacACAGTATATTGAGGGGTCGAGTTTAAAGGTGACAAACTAAGCAGTTACATTTTGTTCACCTAAATTTTGTTCACCAAATGTtcacattttaaagcatttgtagTAACAAAAAACACTGCTATCAATCAAATCAAGAATTTTGTGTCACATGCAAATTATTCATGAGAAATACATCATCCCTTATGTTTGTTAAAACGgctatttatttgattattttgttttcggGCTGTGTAGTCTGCTGTCAACACTCACCGTGAAAACATTTCACTTGCATAGAAATAATGAGATCATATAGTTTCCTTCACATAGCTTCAAATATTATCCCTTCATTTAGACACATTAACATTGGATACGCATCATTaatgttatatactgtacatttctcTCTAAAGGAATAAAATGTGTATACAAAGTGTAATGgttgaaaaacaaaatcaaccTGCTTGTGAGTCAATGCAAATATTAGCGTCAGTCATGtcaaacataaattattttttaccaGGTATTCTTAACAACAGAAGTGCAAAtgataaatatatgttttgtgATGACAAAACAGGATGCGTGATCAGTTTTAAGTGTTAGTTTATCTTCTAAAGTGGCAGTTGTTCACTTCACAACAATGGCAGATGAGgttgtggtttgtttgttgggCACTGCTAGTGGATTAGAAATAACAAAATTCACCTTGAAGTTGTGTTAAAGATATGAAAAATCACTGTTACAATTAACTCGTATTCTTATAATCCAAATAATACATGATGCTGATATTTAGGTATGTGAATTTGAACCTGTTGGCTGAAAGTCCTGCTTAATATGTAAAACTAATTTTTTAACCAGTTTTACTTCCGTTGCGATATGTGACAAAGGTCTGTCAACCCTCAAGTCTATGAGAAAGACCAAAACGGAAAaaccaaaatacattttgatttctCACAAGAATGGCTGTATCTAAATCAGGGCTGGCTCCAGATATGAGATGAAAGGTGGGCCAAGTGATTTTCCAGGTGGGCAGAGGGGGGGGGGTAACTCAATATATTTGTGTTGCCCCAAACTATTAACTAAATTACTATTAAGCtattattactattgtatattttatttttacattcttaTGCATATAGCCTACAtatctttttacatttacatttattttaaattttagaATTAGTAACTTTAGAtttgatgaaaacataaaaagagcTATTCAGATCACTATAATATTCACAGCATTAACTTTGCTCATTTTAGagaattctgtcacaaactcATCCATGTCCAGTCTATGTGTTATTGCTTTTTCACAAGTTTTTTTCCTCTCATCATGAAGCATTGTTCGGCGGAATGGTGTCAGAACCATCACCCATCGGGTGAGCCGCTAATATTTGATGTAATGGGTGTAATAATTATGTGTCATTTGGGGTTCGGGTGTGGGTCGGGAAATAATACGCACGGGCGGAACGTGGATCCAGTAGCCAAGACTATTTCGACTCAGCTATTGCGAAGTTGTGTTCAAGCTCTGCCTGAAGAGCTTGTTTCTAATTGCAGCTCGCTTTGCAGAATTGAGCATCGTAGCCAATCGCGTGCAACTGATGATGGACAGCAGCCAGCTATAGTGAGGACTCGTTACATTATCACAATTTAAATCAACTTTGAGCTCATCATGCTCCTGTCCCTTTTCTGCATTAAGCTTTATTTAACCTTTAGCGGCTTTGGTATGGAAACTATTGTTAATATCACATGAACAATATAGGCTATTTTAACTAATTTTGCATGAATCAAAACATATTTCATAAATCACTAATCAAATATAGAATATCTCCTATATTAGCTAACACTATTTTAGTGGATTCAGTCTTGGTTGTCTCTCCCGAAACTCTGCCATATTGAGTTACtatatgtttaaaaatgcattaaccaGGATCTTCCTAATATTTTGTTACTTGTTGcgtaagaaaataaatggttttgtcTACATCATGTAGATGTAATGCAGGTGCGGTTCGGGGTGCGGCATTTTTGTCAAACGGGTGGGGTCGGGTATGGAATTAAATTAGTGCTGCTGTCGGATGTCGGTTCgggtgttcttttaattactgcgGGTTTATCAAACAGGACCCGTGCAGGACCCATTTActgcaatggaacagtttttcacAGCAACGGCGGTTCACAGAtcctctctctcaacggctctgggtGGACGCAGGGTGGCAAAGCTTCTGATAAGGTGGGCAAAGCCCACCCTGGCCCCCCTGTGGTGCCGGGCCTGATCTAAATGAGCAAAAGGCACTGAATAAACTCTAATACAGACAGATATACGGAGGATCAATGCAGAAAGAAATGCATCATAGTTTCTACAGCGTTTAAACTTTGTTAAATTAGTTGAACCTCAGTTGTTCAATCATCCTTCTATTCAAGATAAACGGATACAAGTAAAGATTGACAATAAAGTGCATCACAGTGTTTTGAAATGTTCCGCTGAAAGTAGCAACAGGGAAATTTACAGCCACttattaaaaataacataaGCAAATAGCAAGGCAGTATTGGgcaaaacaaacacatggctcTTAAATTTTGCATTAAAGGTGCAAACACGTAAAGCTGAAGTCTAAACAGCAGAGAGTACATGATTCATTATGACTAGTTACATGCTTACTAATAAAAAATTGCTATTAAACTGTTGCATCACATATTTCCCTTTTGTTTGTTAGCTGCCAGCTGCTCTCCTTCCAAACCAATCAACAAACACATTCACTTCCACCTGAAACACTTCCCAAAAATCATCCAATAAACTTCCTTCCACCTGTCAGATATTATTATTTGGTATGACCTCTAACCCTTAAACATGTGTAAACCATCACTCACATGCAGTTTCAGAACACTTGCGATGACGTGGAGATGTGGACACTTTAGTCGGAGAGGGTGAGGCAGTGCTGGATGAGTCGCTGCCCCCTCCGTCGCCCCCCGAAGGTGGAGGGCTCAGCTGTGGAACCGGAGGTGCCTTTCTCCTGCTCAGGAAATTCGTTTCAAACGTCCCCCTCCTCCTCACCCCCTCCGATCTACAGTCCGCAGCCCCCTCCTCCATCAGATGAGCCCTTCGTCTCAGGTCTCCGGGGCTGTCAGGAGGTTTGCCTGCAGCTGCGGACTGCGTTTCGGACACTCTGCAACCCCACAGCTCCAACGTTGAGTTCCTTTTGTCCCCATCTTCAGAGCTGTTCTCTACTGCAGGATGACGCACGTCGTCCTCTGTGGATCCACAGTGTCCGGTGTTTTCCAGCATGGCCTTGGTCAGGTTTAAGCTGTGGAAGTCTCTGTAGCTGTGGAAGCTCTCGGTGCGTCGAGCACGAGCCAGTAGGGGGCTCTCTCTGTATGGCCGTAGGGCTCCGTAGGTGGCTGTTTCAGGAATGGGGTCATGAGCCTGCAGCTGGAGACTGTACATACAGAAAATATGAATTATTCGCAATCGTACATTAGTCATTTTTTATCCTACCTCGATGTGAATGTTTAGCTGTAGAAAAACTGTGAGCTTTATAGGAATGTGTGCAGGGTGTGGTCGGACCTGGAGCAGGACTCCCGTAACCGGCTATGCTGTAGTACGGAGGGGGCGGGGCTGATGTTGGGTGTGGCACAACGGGATGTGCTCAGATCACATTGGTCAAGGAGCTTCAGCAGTTCTTCCTCTGTCGGGCCACCCACTTCTGCAAATAGGTAACATAATATTGCAATGAATGTCAACCcttaaaaatgcttaaagctATAATGGATGTTTTGTCATCCGAACCTGGCTCTCCTTTGGCTTTGTCGTCGTTCTTGTTGACCGTGTCCATGGCAGTGGTTAGGTCCCACATCTGAATGCTCCCGTTTGCCTGGCCGGTAAAGAGGAAACGGCGCGGTCTGGAGCCCATGCGGCTAGAGCCCTCACACTCTCGCACCGTGAAACAAGTGATGGTGGTTCCGTCCACCGCCTGCACCTCACAGATTCTACCAAGATTCATCAATGTAAAAACAACGTAGGCTTTTCAGATTtttatcaaaaatgtaaaatttgcACAAATGTGTGgtgctgtttttgtgttgtaatACTACCATTGACCTGTGGGTGGCAGTATTGGGGTAAGTTGACCACCAGGTTGTAAAGTGAGGTGTTTGGAAAAGGAAGGACACAGATGATTTTGAACATGTTTGACCGGCTCACAtgttctatactgtatattggacCATGTTTTTGCAAAAGCAAATAGAACAATGTTCATGTGTTTCTTCATCTTTTTTCAAAGTAAAGTAAGAGCAATATCACAGAATTTCAGTAAATATTTGCTCACACATGATTTCCAAGTCACCGCTGgctttttaatgcatttacatgttttatacatgatttaatatttcttttttactaAGAATTTATTCTCATTCAATATCCTTAATATATTACACTCCTATGTGTGAGGCATGTGTGCATTCTTAGTACAAGGGTTTCCAGTACCTTCTTCCAGTAGAAGAAAGCCGAACAAACAATTTGTTGGTAATAGGAATGACTTTCTGAATAAACACCTGTTGGTCGTCTCGCTCTCCAAAAGGACCTGCATGAAAACACCACATCAAATACTTTAACTGCCTTGTTTTTATAACACATAAATCTGCTATTCATATGATCAACTTTCATATAGTGTCATTTTCCTGACGCGGTGGAAGACAACAAACTCAGCTCACACCTATATCATTGCCGGACGAATAACTGCTGTGGCTCTCCGTCTCCTCCAGCGAGATGATCTTAAAGGAAGCCAGTGGAGTAGATCCCGGCTGAGTTGAGATCATGCCTCTGAACCGTGTCACCGTCCAGGTGCGTACGTGGTTATTGTCAGCGCACACTTTAACAAAGAGGGATTGCAATCATGTCCATTCTATTTTTTCTTATGTGGTCTTCTACAGTATTGGCATATGAGGGGAGTTCTTACCTGACACTAAGTGTTTCTCTGAAAGCATGATCTTTGTGACGGGGCTGCGGTGGACCGTGAAGGTTTGGA
This genomic window from Triplophysa rosa linkage group LG10, Trosa_1v2, whole genome shotgun sequence contains:
- the kctd3 gene encoding BTB/POZ domain-containing protein KCTD3, whose protein sequence is MAGIGNGSTSGMGDIIQLNVGGTRFSTSRQTLIWIPDSFFSSLLSGRISTLQDETGAIFIDRDPTAFAPILNFLRTKELDLRGVNISILRHEAEFYGITPLVRRLHLCEELERSSCGSVLFHGYLPPPALPARSNAGGQTAAAAGQDERSGPSGAEGGFPQSSLPGPSGAEGPQRLGSPVDPRKVLIIAGHHNWIVAAYAHFVICYRIKESTGWQQVFSSPYLDRAIERVALNAKVVGGPHGDKDKMVAASSESRIILWSIQDGGSGSEIGVFNLGVPVDSLFFIGSQLVATSHTGKVGVWNAVTQHWQVQDVVPITSCDTAGSFLLLGCNNGSIYYIDMQKFPLRMKDNDLLVTELYHDPSNDAITALSVYLTPKTSVSGNWIEIAYGTSSGAVRVIVQHPETVGSGPQLFQTFTVHRSPVTKIMLSEKHLVSVCADNNHVRTWTVTRFRGMISTQPGSTPLASFKIISLEETESHSSYSSGNDIGPFGERDDQQVFIQKVIPITNKLFVRLSSTGRRICEVQAVDGTTITCFTVRECEGSSRMGSRPRRFLFTGQANGSIQMWDLTTAMDTVNKNDDKAKGEPEVGGPTEEELLKLLDQCDLSTSRCATPNISPAPSVLQHSRLRESCSSLQLQAHDPIPETATYGALRPYRESPLLARARRTESFHSYRDFHSLNLTKAMLENTGHCGSTEDDVRHPAVENSSEDGDKRNSTLELWGCRVSETQSAAAGKPPDSPGDLRRRAHLMEEGAADCRSEGVRRRGTFETNFLSRRKAPPVPQLSPPPSGGDGGGSDSSSTASPSPTKVSTSPRHRKCSETACE